Proteins from a genomic interval of Schistosoma mansoni strain Puerto Rico chromosome 6, complete genome:
- a CDS encoding putative o-methyltransferase: MVRTK; this comes from the coding sequence ATGGTACGAACAAAGTAA